One part of the Engraulis encrasicolus isolate BLACKSEA-1 unplaced genomic scaffold, IST_EnEncr_1.0 scaffold_182_np1212, whole genome shotgun sequence genome encodes these proteins:
- the LOC134442606 gene encoding GTPase IMAP family member 8-like, translating into MSHNFLQLNTDNTEVIIFGKKEERLKIATALETKGLKTKDTVKNLSVLIDRGVPHISDMRIVLLGNRAAGRSSCGNTILGRQEFQTAGRTAECVRREGETAGRHITVVETPGWWVNYIVEDTPKHHKREIVLSVSLCPPGPHAVLLVIRVDGPFTVAYRRAVQDHLELLGESVWNHTMVLFSSEDWLGDTSIEQHIESGGEALQWVVEKCGNRYHVLDNNKSDGGQVTELLEKIEEMVTVNSGHHFDIDNNMLITLTKKKKEEKRRAEQRKMKVQKQRETFRSSPGGVLHISDMRIVLLGSRAAGKSSCGNTILGRQAFQTPRRTAKCVKRKGEREGRHITVVEAPGWLANYTVEQTPERDKQEIVLSVPLCPPGPHALLLVIRVDNTFIQAHRTAVQEHLELLGERVWSHTIVLFTYGDWLGDTSIEQHIESGGEALQWVVEKCGNRYHVLDNKKSDGDQVTELLEKIEEMGMVNNG; encoded by the exons ATGtcccacaatttcctccagctaaaCACGGACAACACTGAAgttattatatttgggaaaaaggaggagagactaAAGATTGCTACTGCCCTTGAAACCAAGGGGCTGAAAACAAAGGACACGGTTAAAAACCTTAGCGTCCTTATTGACA GAGGTGTTCCCCACATCTCAGACATgaggattgtgctgctgggaaacagagctgcagggaggagttcatgtggaaacaccatcctgggcagacaggagttCCAGACTGCAGGaagaacagctgagtgtgtgaggagagaaggagaaacagcaggGAGACACATCACTGTAGTGGAGACTCCAGGATGGTGGGTAAACTACATTGTAGAGGACACTCCTAAACATCATAAACGAGAGATTGtcctcagtgtgtctctgtgtcctccaggacctCATGCTGTACTCCTGGTCATTAGGGTGGATGGACCATTCACAGTGGCATACAGAAGAGCAGTACAGGACCACCTGGAGCTTCTGGGTGAAAGTGTCTGGAATCACACTATGGTGCTGTTCAGCTCTGAGGACTGGCTGGGAGACACAagcattgagcagcacattgagagtggaggagaggctctgcagtgggttgtggagaaatgtgggaacaggtaccATGTTTTAGACAACAATAAGAGTGATGGTggccaggtgacagagctgctAGAGAAGATAGAAGAAATGGTGACAGTGAACAGTGGCCATCACTTTGACATTGATAACAACATGCTGATTACactgacaaagaagaagaaggaagaaaagagaagagcagagcagaggaagatgaaggtgcaGAAACAAAGAGAGACTTTCAGATCATCACCAG GAGGTGTTCTCCACATCTCAGACATgaggattgtgctgctgggaTCCAGAGCTGCAGGGAAGAGTTCAtgtggaaacaccatcctgggcagacaggCATTCCAGACTCCAAGAAGAACAGCTAAGTGtgtgaagagaaaaggagagagagaaggcagacacATCACTGTAGTGGAGGCTCCAGGATGGCTGGCAAACTACACTGTAGAGCAAACTCCTGAACGAGATAAACAAGAGATTGTCCTCAGTGTGcctctgtgtcctccaggaccccatgcTCTACTCCTGGTCATTAGGGTGGATAACACATTCATACAAGCACACAGAACAGCAGTGCAGGAACACCTGGAGCTCCTGGGTGAGAGAGTCTGGAGCCACACTATAGTGCTGTTCACCTATGGGGACTGGCTGGGAGACACAagcattgagcagcacattgagagtggaggagaggctctgcagtgggttgtagagaaatgtgggaacaggtaccATGTTTTAGACAACAAAAAGAGTGATGGTGAccaggtgacagagctgctggagaagatagaagagatggggATGGTGAACAATGGT